AAGTGAGGTCATTTATGATAAGTCTGTCATTGAACATAATTTCGACCACGTTATCAAGAACTCCCCATGGGTTGTTGATTCCGTTAAGAATTCTGAATTTTATGTTAAAGAAGATAAGTCCGGAAAGGAAATTTGTAGATTCCAGGCTATGAGAGTTGGTTACTTCACTCTTGACAAGGAGAGCACTGATGATAAGATCATTCTAAATAGAATTGTCTCCCTAAAAGACAACACTAAATAATTAGTCTTGTAATATAAGCTAGCATTACGAGTAACGTACTATTGCATAAATATGATCATGTTAAGTATAGACTATAATTTAGACTACTCTGTATATATACATGCGttaaatatatttgttcAGTAAATCTAATATGTCGTGCATAAAGGAAATTTAAATCAGCCCAATATAAAAGGAATGTATGTAGTGGAACTCAAATAGGGAGTATCATGCTAGAATATGTAAAATGGGGAGCCAGTGTAGATTCTTATGTGCATCTTTATGGTAGTTTCGTATCAGCACATAGCATATCGAAGTCAgtatcaatatatttaccATTCCTCAGTAATGTTTTACACAGCTTTGGTAATACTTCAACCTGTAGTGGTTTACAAGGGAATCTCTCACCATCTATTGAGATTAGACTGTTTTCTATCTTTGGAATAATCTTATAGGCCAAAACTTTACTGTGAATAACTTCTGAATCGAGAACATGCTCTCCTTTATCAATCGACAACAATATAGGAAAGGATTTAGCAACAGGTAAGTTGGCTTTCATTATGATCATATCGAATGTACCATCCGCTGGTAGTGCGGCGGGGAAGAACTTTGTGTTTGCAGCTACGTAAGGCATCTTTCCAGTGTAAAAAACTGACAAATTATTACCTATTTCGTCATCAAGTTTGACCCAATCATTAGGGATGCCATCTTCAACAGGATACTTGATCCTGAGATTTTCTTCTGTAATATTCTCCACCGGTATACCAGAATCGGAGCTCTCAGTATCCGTTTCTGTAATGAGATTTTCGAACTCCAAATATTGTGTggttttatttttggtgTAATGTACAGACAGTTCTCTTTTGGATTGAGCCGCATATTTTACATAGATATCGCATGGATAGCATTTCTTCTGTAGAACGTTAAATGCCACGCCAATGTCAAACCTTAGAGGGCCCATCCATCTTATAAACTCAGTATTAATATCAGATTCAGCGATCACACCATATGTTTGGCTTAGAAACGACAATTTAGGTTCAGGATCTTCGGAGTCAGGTTGAGTACATAGCATTAAATCAATCCTGGACTCGACAGACTTCACAAGGCATAGCGCGGCAAACGATGGGTTGTCTGTCCAATGACAAGATATACTCATGGCGTTACCTGATCCACAAGGCAATTGTGTTACtgtaattttattaaaagCATCCACTTTATCTTCTCTCATGTATAATCCGTTAATAACTTCATATGGTACACCATCCCCTGAAGCGCAAGCAATAGTGTCGAATTCCTCTAGGTCTATCTCTCGTGCAATATCAGTTGCATGCCTGGAGTACTTAGTCTCCATTAATTCAAAGGAGCATTCACTAGCGATCAATATTGGTTCAATTctctttttgaatatatgCATTGCTTTGCCTTTACCACCGTGTGGATTAATTATGACAAGAATTGATCTATTTCTCTTGACATTTTGATAACTTTTCTCTATTATCAATTCCACCAAGTCTGGGTTCTCATGAGCCATTGGTACATAATCAATCTGTAACGGCACTGTGCAAGGAACCACATGGTGGTCCTTCATGCATGCGTAAGTCAAGTCAATGTACCGTTGATGCCCTATACCGTGCAGCAACCCCTCAGTTTCGTGAGTCTGTGAATTAGCGCTTGAATCCCTGTAGCGGGCACCCAGAATCCTGCCAAAGGGAATAGTATCGGAAACTGTCGGTGCTTCAGCGATGTCCTCATCCATGGAGAAGGTGGAATTGTCCGGGTCTAAAGAGAGTTCTGCGTCATTGACTCCCAACGGTGCACAGCAAGATAAGAAACACCCACCGAGAATGGAGGATAACCCCTGTGGTTTATGAACCACTTCAGGACAGCAAAACCCTCTGGTCTGAGACTTAATCTTTATACCGGCATCAGTGACTGTGGCCCTCACAGCAACTTCATGTCTCATAACGCTACTGGCAACACGTCTCCTATTAATACTCCGAAACAGAACTGTGACCCACTGCCAAAATATAAGTTGGGATGCTTACTCTTGAAATATTGTTATGATTACATACAACAGTACCAGCTGATCAGCTAACATAGCACTTGCGTGGCAGAGGCCCAATTGAGCAACCATCAGGGCAATCCAGGGACAAGCTCCGGGGAAGCCATCTCCACTGATTACCGGACCCTGACTTCTGAGGGCTCTACTTCGTTGCTAATTAGTTGAGTCGGAATTGCAGCATCCTCTTGATTACTTTTTACACTTTCCTGGTCTAAATTTAGTCTAATTTTCAGATAAACTCTTGCTTTCTATggttgcgatgagctaaaTTTTCCACTTTTCAGCCTATAGGGACAGCTATCACTGGATTGATAAGGTCATTATtggagagagagagagaaggCGGCTTGGACTTTATGGCTAGGAGGTGATTATTTAAAGAGGCTGTTGGTTGATTTTTAAATTGCCACTTACATTGAGATAGAGTGGCTGCGGATAAGATGTTGGTGAGCACTTCTGAGGGGCAAAGCGTGGAGCCCAGTGTGGACACAAAGTCTATCCTAAATGGGAATGTGAAGAAGAGGAGTAAGAgggtgaagaagaaagttaTACGGACGTGTGCTTTTTGTAGGAGACGGAAGCTTAAGTGTGATAATGCTAGACCGATGTGTTCAACCTGTGTGAGCAGGAAGTTCAGTACTTGTATATATGAGGACACTGTGGACACCCGAAAAGTAAAGTTGGAAGAGGTTTTTGATTCTGTGCCGAATTTGACgctgttgaagaaagtagAAGAGTTGGAGAAGGCCTTGCAGGCGGTTGATCCAGATACAGCCGCCAAGATTAGCCATCAGGAAAACAGCGTGGTGAACCCTGTTGCtgatatattctttttacaATCCAAGGGATCTGGGAGGAAGATATTGTATGGCCCTACATCGAGCAGAACATATATACGTCTTCAAAGTCAGGATTTCTTAGATCGATTCAAACAATTGTACGCCAAGGTCAAAGAAGAGCGAAACAAATGGAAGTCCAAGAATAAATTGTCTGTATTAAAGGAATTAGAAGTCATAGATGGTGAGTTTGAACTTGGTGACACGAGGTCATTATTCACTCAAGCAGTGGCGGCGTTGCCATCATATGAGGCAACCCGCAGAGCGATTCAACAGTTCTTCGACAATACATTATTTCATGAAATAAGCTCTACGCTGGACTTCAGCAAAGTTATGAACGATTTTTATCAAGAATTTGAACCTGGTGAATACATTAATGATGGAAAGGAAAGACGGATAGCAGGTGTAAAGGTTTCTCAGAAGAGAAACTTTTATAAGATGGCAGTCATCGTTATGATTGTCTGTCTCCAGCACTATAATGAAGGAGTTCCTATTGCTATTCAGAGGTTCCACATCGCGCTATCGGGTACTACTACTTCAAAAATTCTATACCTGGAACGTACACAGTTCCTTTTACTCAGATATTACTATAGAGAGCTTTACGCCCCTTGCGGTGATGAGATTCATATGCTAAATCTTGTGGATACGTTGTGCACTTCAGCCACTAACATAGGTTTGCATTTGAATCATTCTATTTATGAAGGTCAAGAGGCCAGTATCGGCAGTATGAAGGCCATGGAAAACTTGTGGATATGGGTCATTTACGCTGATGTTAACACATCCCTGCATGTTGGTAGGCCGCTCTTAATTAACAGAGATTTATTAGACGATAGTTTACCAAGTGTCCTTGACAATGATACTGATAAGCCTGGGAGTTATTATTGGAAACTAAAGAGGCTGTTGAAGATAGCCAGAAGGCATATCCATGGTATTTATAATAGGAGGGTTATTCCTAATCTGGTGCAATACTCTGAAGATATTGCACAATATATTGAGAAGGAGTTTCCAGAGTTGTACAGATACACTACCTATGAAGGTATTGATGCGCAATCTGCCTCTGATTACCGTGTGCTGACTTTGGCCATGAATTTATCGATCACCTATTATTCCTTGAGGTTTATTGTGACCAAGGAGAGGTCATTGGAGTTGAAGAATAACATCTTGCAGCAAAGTTTGATTGGTGTCTCTATGGTAGTCAATTTGACCTTATATTGCTACACGCAGGATCTCCACTACTATCCGGATGCTGTGGGAACATCGAAATACATAACACCATACCTGTCCTTTTCGCTTTCAGCTACAAACACGTTGTTCCAGAAGGCCATCACCCTGTTCTGTGCGATGTTGTATTACAAGCTGACGTTATTTGAGAGAGGTAAGTTCCTGAAGAAAGAGCTGAAGGACATTGACCAGCATGATCTGACGACGCTGCGAGTGGCGCCGGGACGCAACATCTCCTTGATCAGCTCGTTCAGAGTGTACTCTGATCTATTTGACAGGTGGCACAAC
This window of the Nakaseomyces glabratus chromosome L, complete sequence genome carries:
- the LCB4 gene encoding sphinganine kinase LCB4 (CAGL0L04554g~Ortholog(s) have D-erythro-sphingosine kinase activity, role in calcium-mediated signaling, sphingolipid metabolic process and Golgi apparatus, cortical endoplasmic reticulum, plasma membrane localization), producing the protein MRHEVAVRATVTDAGIKIKSQTRGFCCPEVVHKPQGLSSILGGCFLSCCAPLGVNDAELSLDPDNSTFSMDEDIAEAPTVSDTIPFGRILGARYRDSSANSQTHETEGLLHGIGHQRYIDLTYACMKDHHVVPCTVPLQIDYVPMAHENPDLVELIIEKSYQNVKRNRSILVIINPHGGKGKAMHIFKKRIEPILIASECSFELMETKYSRHATDIAREIDLEEFDTIACASGDGVPYEVINGLYMREDKVDAFNKITVTQLPCGSGNAMSISCHWTDNPSFAALCLVKSVESRIDLMLCTQPDSEDPEPKLSFLSQTYGVIAESDINTEFIRWMGPLRFDIGVAFNVLQKKCYPCDIYVKYAAQSKRELSVHYTKNKTTQYLEFENLITETDTESSDSGIPVENITEENLRIKYPVEDGIPNDWVKLDDEIGNNLSVFYTGKMPYVAANTKFFPAALPADGTFDMIIMKANLPVAKSFPILLSIDKGEHVLDSEVIHSKVLAYKIIPKIENSLISIDGERFPCKPLQVEVLPKLCKTLLRNGKYIDTDFDMLCADTKLP
- the YRM1 gene encoding Yrm1p (CAGL0L04576g~Ortholog(s) have RNA polymerase II transcription factor activity, sequence-specific DNA binding, sequence-specific DNA binding activity and role in regulation of transcription from RNA polymerase II promoter), with protein sequence MLVSTSEGQSVEPSVDTKSILNGNVKKRSKRVKKKVIRTCAFCRRRKLKCDNARPMCSTCVSRKFSTCIYEDTVDTRKVKLEEVFDSVPNLTLLKKVEELEKALQAVDPDTAAKISHQENSVVNPVADIFFLQSKGSGRKILYGPTSSRTYIRLQSQDFLDRFKQLYAKVKEERNKWKSKNKLSVLKELEVIDGEFELGDTRSLFTQAVAALPSYEATRRAIQQFFDNTLFHEISSTLDFSKVMNDFYQEFEPGEYINDGKERRIAGVKVSQKRNFYKMAVIVMIVCLQHYNEGVPIAIQRFHIALSGTTTSKILYLERTQFLLLRYYYRELYAPCGDEIHMLNLVDTLCTSATNIGLHLNHSIYEGQEASIGSMKAMENLWIWVIYADVNTSLHVGRPLLINRDLLDDSLPSVLDNDTDKPGSYYWKLKRLLKIARRHIHGIYNRRVIPNLVQYSEDIAQYIEKEFPELYRYTTYEGIDAQSASDYRVLTLAMNLSITYYSLRFIVTKERSLELKNNILQQSLIGVSMVVNLTLYCYTQDLHYYPDAVGTSKYITPYLSFSLSATNTLFQKAITLFCAMLYYKLTLFERGKFLKKELKDIDQHDLTTLRVAPGRNISLISSFRVYSDLFDRWHNGNASKGMMEVVVRSHTFIVSLALERVNRTLLAKIIEYRTKAEDVWIPLEEMENGVAATSGSMAPPAQIQHEPQQVQPQQAQQTQVQPHTHMAHAHEGSTNGSGASTRTHSSGTSQGTSQGTSVGMQGNGCPSRIMDVETPLSMVSPVITRDKSANGSIAGSDISSMYADEILNVPNVDIAADSFLDMDSTEPEDENSNKLAQMLADEFWTNYNSGFPDIVDRIDYNTLFE